From one Saprospiraceae bacterium genomic stretch:
- a CDS encoding SusC/RagA family TonB-linked outer membrane protein, with amino-acid sequence MTFDSAFAQGLVKGRITGRNAEPLPFATIGILSRNAMTTSDLDGRFSILANPEDTLEIYYLGYYTAQIPVGTTTEFNITLRESTQQMDELVIVGYGSSRKKDLTGAASHINFDEFNGGMHSNPMTKLQGKVSGVQISSDYNIPGGAVSIKIRGNSALSGAGQPLYVLDGVLLDGRTLQIGENGLNAVQPGVNPLNFINSEDIESIEVLKDASATAIYGSRAAYGVVIINTKKGREGQASLNVAVSTGVSDILKKVNVLSASQFRNAIKYYEVDNSIDKGGNVDPFAAILHKAIQQNYTIGVSGGSEGGKYRLTSNISNQQGIIDHTGFKKYGINLTTNFIFLETKKLGLDINAIGSQSVQDVPVPEYGAAQIVIPALKWNPTQPLINPDGMLTEGTNDLPNPLSVIENFKNNFKSTNLLASFSPYFKFKEWLEYRLLISANYGTGVTRTSVKQNLANNIGGTASIGQTELFTRQVTQTLNFKKNILPDIYLNAVAGYEFMDFTLKGSTMTGTGVQGIGFGNFGLNYTNYIQYSSLANRKIASFIDPVTQLKSYFARTVINYKDKYLLTGTIRKDGSSKFGINNKYGIFPSVAGAWTISQENFFKPRFIDLLKFRASWGITGNQEFPAGASQARYSFRDNGQLIQTNNPNADLKWQSDKQYNIGIDFSLFNHRISGTLDYFNKTTTDLLFPGPPIQPAPPGSTVRWINLDGKILNKGLEILIEGKVIAKENFSWELSPNVTFLRNKVTDLPAPLYTGFVSGPVQIIQNHLPLQSFFTRKFLGLDKATGLSTYEDEGATNFVVGNPNPKALIGLNTIVRRGKFSLSANMYGALGQDMFNATLMNFINAGQIKGANIALSVFEEPIKESLANPVTPSSRFIMKASYLKMSHCTIYYEPGHVANIFKMTTIYLTAQNLFLLTKYPGFDPETNSNASINNIPSLGIDYPHYPSSRTILLGLSFNL; translated from the coding sequence ATGACCTTTGATTCTGCTTTTGCTCAAGGTCTGGTCAAAGGCAGGATTACAGGAAGAAATGCAGAGCCTTTACCTTTTGCTACGATAGGTATTTTAAGCAGAAATGCCATGACCACTTCTGATCTCGATGGTCGTTTTTCGATTTTAGCCAATCCTGAAGATACCCTGGAGATTTATTATCTTGGTTATTATACAGCCCAAATCCCCGTTGGAACTACAACAGAATTTAATATTACTCTGAGAGAATCAACTCAGCAGATGGATGAATTGGTCATAGTAGGATATGGTAGCTCCAGGAAAAAGGATCTTACCGGAGCAGCAAGCCATATCAATTTTGACGAATTCAATGGGGGCATGCATTCCAATCCGATGACAAAGCTTCAAGGGAAGGTGTCAGGGGTTCAGATATCCAGTGATTATAATATTCCCGGGGGAGCAGTCAGTATCAAAATCAGGGGCAATTCTGCTCTGTCTGGTGCCGGACAGCCATTATATGTGCTTGATGGTGTCCTATTGGATGGTAGGACGCTTCAAATCGGTGAAAATGGTTTGAATGCAGTGCAACCTGGTGTAAATCCGCTCAATTTTATTAATTCAGAAGATATAGAGTCTATTGAAGTCTTGAAAGATGCCTCGGCTACAGCTATATACGGATCGAGGGCTGCGTATGGTGTTGTGATCATTAACACCAAAAAAGGCAGAGAAGGTCAGGCCAGTTTAAATGTTGCGGTTTCAACAGGGGTTTCTGATATTCTGAAAAAAGTAAATGTATTGAGTGCATCTCAGTTCCGTAATGCCATCAAGTATTATGAAGTGGATAATTCTATCGATAAAGGAGGAAATGTTGATCCATTTGCTGCCATACTACACAAAGCAATTCAACAAAATTATACAATTGGAGTCTCCGGAGGTTCTGAGGGAGGAAAATATCGTTTGACTTCAAATATTTCAAACCAACAGGGTATCATCGACCACACAGGATTTAAAAAATATGGTATAAACCTGACTACAAATTTTATATTTCTTGAAACTAAAAAACTAGGGCTTGATATTAATGCAATTGGGAGCCAAAGTGTACAGGATGTCCCTGTGCCGGAATATGGTGCCGCCCAGATAGTGATTCCCGCACTCAAATGGAATCCTACCCAGCCTTTAATAAACCCGGATGGCATGCTCACAGAAGGCACCAATGATCTGCCAAACCCATTAAGTGTGATCGAGAATTTTAAAAATAATTTTAAATCCACTAATCTTCTGGCTAGTTTTTCTCCATATTTTAAATTCAAAGAATGGTTGGAATACAGACTGCTTATCAGTGCAAACTACGGCACAGGAGTAACAAGAACTTCCGTCAAACAAAATCTGGCAAATAACATTGGCGGTACTGCCAGCATCGGCCAGACTGAATTGTTCACCCGGCAAGTCACTCAAACATTGAATTTTAAAAAAAATATACTTCCAGATATATATTTAAATGCTGTAGCCGGTTATGAATTTATGGATTTTACTTTAAAAGGATCTACTATGACCGGCACGGGTGTCCAAGGAATCGGATTTGGAAATTTTGGTTTAAATTATACTAATTATATTCAATATTCAAGCCTGGCCAATCGAAAAATAGCATCTTTTATAGATCCGGTCACCCAATTGAAATCCTATTTTGCACGGACAGTTATTAACTATAAGGACAAATATTTATTAACTGGTACTATCCGCAAAGATGGATCTTCAAAATTTGGGATCAATAATAAATATGGAATTTTCCCTTCTGTGGCAGGAGCTTGGACGATAAGCCAGGAAAATTTTTTTAAACCCCGTTTTATTGATTTACTTAAATTTAGAGCAAGTTGGGGTATTACAGGCAACCAGGAATTTCCTGCAGGGGCTTCACAAGCAAGATACTCTTTCAGGGACAATGGTCAATTAATTCAGACTAACAATCCTAATGCTGATTTAAAATGGCAGTCTGACAAACAGTATAATATTGGAATCGATTTTTCTTTGTTTAATCACCGTATTTCCGGCACGTTGGATTATTTTAATAAAACCACTACAGATTTATTATTTCCCGGACCTCCTATACAACCGGCACCTCCTGGGTCTACTGTGAGGTGGATCAATCTTGATGGTAAAATATTGAATAAAGGATTAGAAATTCTCATTGAAGGAAAGGTGATTGCAAAAGAAAATTTTAGCTGGGAGCTGAGTCCCAATGTCACCTTTCTGAGAAATAAAGTGACTGACCTCCCAGCACCATTATACACGGGATTTGTTTCTGGACCGGTACAGATAATACAAAACCACCTACCCCTTCAATCTTTTTTTACCAGGAAATTTTTAGGCCTGGACAAAGCGACTGGGTTATCAACTTATGAGGATGAAGGTGCTACTAATTTTGTCGTAGGAAATCCTAATCCCAAGGCCCTGATTGGATTGAATACGATAGTCAGACGAGGTAAGTTTTCCCTTTCTGCCAATATGTATGGTGCTTTAGGTCAGGATATGTTCAATGCCACCTTAATGAATTTTATAAATGCAGGTCAGATAAAAGGAGCCAATATCGCACTATCAGTGTTTGAGGAGCCTATAAAAGAATCACTTGCCAATCCCGTCACTCCCTCTTCGAGATTTATTATGAAAGCTAGTTATCTTAAGATGTCTCATTGTACCATCTACTATGAGCCGGGCCATGTAGCCAATATTTTCAAAATGACTACTATTTATCTGACTGCCCAGAATCTTTTCCTGCTCACCAAATATCCTGGATTCGATCCGGAAACTAATTCTAATGCAAGCATCAATAATATCCCCTCTCTTGGTATTGATTATCCACATTATCCTTCATCCAGAACTATACTCCTTGGACTCAGTTTTAACCTATAA
- a CDS encoding HmuY family protein — MKRFLLISLLINSLLFSFCKKDETGGTVAPIAQTITSLPADPGTGVDPSNGQPIGTTGKYTLFNFATATVVANTDSATNKWDIGFKGTAIIFNSGISGPGNAGVIIQDGILDDITTAPTIGYLQDNATSLAIPVGSGKGWYTYDGQAMVLRPTAGKILLVRTADNKYAKMEIISYYKDAPANPTFMIPARYFTFRYFYQGDGSTVLK; from the coding sequence ATGAAACGATTTCTTTTAATTTCCTTGCTGATCAATAGCTTGTTATTCTCATTTTGCAAAAAGGATGAAACTGGTGGAACAGTCGCGCCTATAGCTCAAACCATCACCAGTCTGCCTGCTGATCCGGGTACCGGAGTAGATCCAAGCAATGGTCAGCCGATAGGGACTACAGGAAAATACACTTTATTCAATTTTGCTACTGCCACTGTAGTAGCCAACACAGACAGTGCAACCAACAAATGGGATATTGGATTCAAAGGCACAGCCATCATATTTAATAGCGGTATCAGCGGTCCTGGCAATGCAGGAGTGATCATTCAGGATGGTATTCTCGATGATATCACTACAGCACCTACCATCGGCTACCTCCAGGACAATGCCACCAGCCTGGCTATCCCTGTGGGATCAGGCAAAGGATGGTATACGTATGATGGCCAGGCGATGGTCCTTCGCCCCACCGCAGGCAAAATCCTTTTGGTTCGCACGGCAGACAACAAATATGCCAAGATGGAAATCATCAGCTATTATAAAGATGCTCCTGCCAATCCAACATTTATGATACCGGCCAGGTATTTTACTTTCAGGTATTTTTATCAGGGGGATGGGAGTACGGTATTAAAATAA
- a CDS encoding PQQ-binding-like beta-propeller repeat protein, protein MNGNIKWEFKLQSLPWSGLLSTAGGLVFGGSVEGNFYALDADTGQSKWQFQT, encoded by the coding sequence GTGAACGGCAATATCAAATGGGAATTTAAGTTACAGTCCCTTCCCTGGTCAGGACTTTTATCTACTGCAGGCGGCTTGGTATTTGGAGGGTCTGTCGAAGGCAATTTTTATGCCTTGGATGCTGACACCGGTCAATCCAAATGGCAGTTTCAGACCTGA